A window from Solanum stenotomum isolate F172 chromosome 5, ASM1918654v1, whole genome shotgun sequence encodes these proteins:
- the LOC125866182 gene encoding protein RDM1-like, producing MKGAVSFGDQVEISSGDSSSSNTDDRKTESKWMKNTITVDQPVSEWDSEDSILRRARMYQEYMKVVPLPTQRGFVIPLTSWVGLAASMKELYGQPLHYLTNVHMKKLDSMRFGSDNEDVPLDTIIDPSKAEATIWLIEEVHSEHMGYVVKLCL from the exons ATGAAGGGAGCAGTGTCATTTGGTGACCAGGTAGAGATATCATCGGGTGACTCATCTTCCTCTAATACAGATGACCGTAAAACGGAAAGCAAATGGATGAAAAATACTATCACCGTCGATCAACCTGTTAGCGAATGGGATTCTGAAG ATTCAATCCTAAGAAGAGCAAGAATGTACCAAGAGTACATGAAGGTGGTCCCTCTTCCCACACAGCGTGGCTTTGTTATCCCTCTCACCTCATGGGTTGGATTGGCTGCATCCATGAAGGAGTTATATGGGCAACCCCTACATTACCTGACCAATGTCCACATGAAGAAGTTGGATTCAATGAGGTTTGGTAGTGATAATGAAGACGTTCCATTAGATACCATCATCGATCCTAGCAAAGCTGAAGCAACCATCTGGCTTATTGAAGAAGTTCACAG